A stretch of the Colias croceus chromosome 13, ilColCroc2.1 genome encodes the following:
- the LOC123696996 gene encoding toll-like receptor 6 encodes MLSMGLFTLWYAAWCWMCSGASAASLTSRVAEAPQECEWQRVSGGAGEPTRVQLACSLRTAAGATDLLAGLSTSQAQRITALDLHCTDVLLFESSLDVGRRKEEGTELLSRFHNLKEMKIESCKIRYVPSAVLSPLSGLRSLTIRTHNTDWSAMSMEFHRDSFRGLTDLRYLDLGDNNIWILPPEIFCPLYNLKELNITQNRLQDISNLGFSDWGNGPTAPGKSCNTVLETLDMSQNEISGLPDNGLSSLRALQKLLLQNNRISTVADRAFVGLSDLQILNLSTNALTGLPPEMFQSSRDIKQIYLNNNSLSVLAPGLLEGLDQLQILDMSFNELTSEWVNRDTFSGLVRLIVLNLSHNRITKIDALLFQDLNNLQFLSLEFNNIARIADGAFANLKNLHSLSLAHNNIIEVDTSHFSNLYVLNQLFLDGNRITKVDMRSFENITKLHDLGLSGNQLSEVPEAIKTLRFLTSLDLGMNRITKVSTTHFEGLDDLYGLRLVGNKIEKISKDTFAALPSLQILNLASNNIDQIDDGAFASNLQLKAIGLDGNKLVDLKGIFTNTQPLVWLNVSNNELLWFDYSHIPTNLEWLDMHENKIERLEDTYGVKETCNVKMLDVSFNKIRNIDEFSFPSSIETIVINNNHIEKINPGTFLQKYNLNKVMLYSNKIKTLDVGAFAISSVSEDKDLPEFYISENPFECDCTMEWLQRINQLSDLRQRPRVMDLESVRCSLTHSRSEYDMLLLEVKSSEFLCEYESHCFTLCHCCDFDACDCKMTCPDKCTCYHDLTWNSNVVDCSSAGYDHVPEQIPMDATEIYLDGNDLNELGNHVFIGKKRLQVLYLNNSKINTIENKTFNGIESLRVLHLEHNNLEVLRNTQFTRLQNLNELYLSSNKIKVIENDTFNYLPSLEFLDLDNNGYVDYMPWRVITDNNPRTRVSVDGNNWVCDCKDVAQLNQWLIKKSKDTENMMCYFAHGQPMNKTIANVTKECKTEVTTEETGTETLKRLFIESNDGVENYIPYIAAVLIITIILLLMCALLFMFREDFKLWMHSKYGVRVFSSTPKDMNDNKNKRFDAFFVYNQRDEDFVTRAVSSELENSGHTLCLQHRDLQLIERRSGDSLVSASESSKRLVIVLSINFLQHEWYAPESKAAVQSAINSVNVRHRRQKIIFLVTTDLSALNIDPDLKVLLKTCTVIVWGEKNCWEKLNFRLPDVDVTLPNRTLHNASSTKCGNREGFGRHGNLRYTAPPTSHDPWYKYGMAPPILMMSSPMHSTSASAEVSARSTEDETCSVASSEGRPDDRLPHHHSYVSIDNHQCEERPLRPAQQIPMSNTRPNNVRKTYFV; translated from the coding sequence atgttgtcgATGGGATTATTTACATTGTGGTATGCGGCATGGTGTTGGATGTGTTCCGGGGCCAGTGCGGCATCTTTGACGAGTCGAGTGGCAGAGGCACCTCAGGAGTGCGAGTGGCAGCGTGTGTCGGGCGGCGCGGGCGAGCCCACACGGGTGCAGCTAGCGTGCTCTCTGCGCACCGCCGCAGGCGCCACCGACCTGTTGGCTGGACTGAGCACTTCTCAAGCTCAGCGTATAACGGCGCTTGATCTCCACTGCACTGATGTTCTTCTATTTGAAAGTTCTCTCGATGTGGGGAGACGAAAAGAGGAAGGAACAGAGCTTTTATCTCGATTCCATAACTTAAAAGAGATGAAAATTGAGTCGTGCAAAATAAGATATGTGCCCTCCGCAGTGTTATCACCTTTGAGTGGATTACGCAGTTTAACGATTCGTACACATAACACGGATTGGTCAGCGATGTCAATGGAGTTTCATCGAGATTCTTTCAGAGGGCTTACCGATTTGCGGTACTTAGATTTGGGCGATAACAATATTTGGATACTTCCTCCTGAAATCTTCTGTCCTCTTTACAATTTAAAGGAGTTGAACATAACTCAGAATAGGCTTCAAGATATATCAAACTTAGGATTTTCTGACTGGGGCAATGGCCCAACCGCGCCTGGAAAATCTTGTAACACAGTATTAGAAACACTGGATATGTCGCAAAATGAAATAAGTGGTTTACCTGATAACGGTTTATCTAGTTTACGCGCTCTTCAGAAGCTACTTTTACAAAACAATAGAATTTCAACTGTCGCAGACCGTGCCTTTGTGGGATTAAGCGATTTGCAAATTCTTAATCTGTCAACGAACGCTTTAACTGGGTTACCTCCTGAAATGTTTCAGTCGTCGAgagatataaaacaaatatacttGAATAACAACTCTCTTAGTGTGCTCGCGCCCGGACTATTAGAAGGATTAGATCAGTTACAAATACTGGACATGTCTTTCAATGAATTGACAAGTGAGTGGGTAAATAGAGACACGTTTTCCGGCTTGGTTCGAttgattgttttaaatttatcacaCAACAGAATAACAAAAATCGACGCATTACTATTTCAAGATTTGAATAACTTGCAGTTTTTAAGtttagaatttaataatatcgcTCGTATAGCTGATGGAGCGTTTGCTAATTTGAAGAATCTCCATTCTCTCTCATTAgcgcataataatattattgaggTTGATACTagccatttttcaaacttGTACGTGTTGAACCAATTGTTTTTGGACGGCAATAGAATAACAAAAGTTGATATGCGTTCGTTCGAGAATATAACGAAGTTACATGACCTGGGGTTGAGTGGTAACCAGTTATCAGAAGTCCCGGAAGCTATAAAAACACTGAGATTTTTAACCTCATTGGATTTGGGCATGAACAGAATAACAAAAGTATCAACTACACATTTCGAGGGTTTGGATGATTTATACGGGTTGCGGCTTGTTGGCAACAAGATCGAAAAAATATCAAAGGACACCTTTGCCGCTTTACCATCTTTACAAATACTAAATTTAGCTTCAAACAACATTGATCAAATCGATGACGGCGCTTTCGCATCTAACCTACAATTAAAGGCTATTGGACTGGATGGTAATAAGCTAGTGGATTTGAAGGGCATATTCACTAACACGCAACCACTCGTTTGGTTAAACGTATCGAATAATGAATTGTTATGGTTTGACTATAGCCATATACCAACAAACCTTGAGTGGTTAGACATGCATGAGAATAAAATCGAAAGACTTGAAGATACATACGGCGTTAAAGAAACATGTAatgttaaaatgttagatgTCAGTTTCAACAAGATAAGAAACATCGATGAGTTTTCGTTCCCAAGTAGTATAGAAACTAtcgttataaataacaatcacatagaaaaaataaatccgGGAACTTTTCTTCAAAAGTATAACCTCAATAAAGTTATGCTTTATTCTAATAAGATTAAAACTTTAGACGTTGGGGCTTTTGCGATATCATCAGTTTCCGAAGATAAAGATTTGCCCGAATTTTATATCAGTGAGAATCCATTTGAATGCGATTGTACAATGGAATGGTTACAAAGAATTAACCAATTAAGTGATCTCAGACAACGCCCTAGAGTAATGGATTTAGAAAGTGTAAGGTGCTCTTTAACACATTCTCGAAGCGAATATGATATGCTCTTACTGGAAGTAAAATCATCGGAATTCTTATGCGAGTACGAATCTCACTGTTTTACTCTATGCCATTGTTGTGACTTCGATGCCTGTGATTGTAAGATGACTTGTCCAGATAAATGTACGTGTTATCACGATCTCACCTGGAACTCCAACGTCGTCGATTGTTCGAGTGCCGGCTACGATCACGTGCCAGAACAAATACCAATGGACGCGACCGAAATTTACTTGGACGGAAATGATCTCAATGAATTAGGAAATCACGTATTTATTGGTAAAAAACGCCTTCAAGTACTTTATCTTAACAATAGCAAAATTAACACcatagaaaataaaacgtttaatGGAATAGAATCATTGAGAGTTCTTCATTTGGAGCACAACAACTTAGAAGTACTACGAAACACGCAGTTTACCCGGCTTCAAAATCTCAATGAACTTTACTTGAGTAGCAACAAAATCAAAGTTATAGAGAATGATACGTTTAATTATTTGCCGTCCCTGGAGTTCTTAGACCTTGACAACAACGGTTATGTTGATTACATGCCATGGAGAGTAATTACGGATAACAATCCACGCACGCGTGTCTCTGTAGATGGTAACAATTGGGTGTGTGATTGTAAAGATGTAGCGCAGTTGAATCAGTGGCTTATAAAAAAGTCAAAAGATACCGAAAACATGATGTGCTACTTTGCTCACGGGCAACCCATGAACAAAACTATAGCTAATGTTACTAAAGAATGCAAGACTGAAGTTACCACCGAAGAAACAGGAACGGAAACCCTAAAAAGGCTATTCATTGAATCAAATGACGGCGTAGAAAATTATATACCCTATATTGCagctgttttaataataactatcATACTTTTACTAATGTGCGCGTTGCTGTTCATGTTTAGAgaagattttaaattatggaTGCATTCGAAATACGGAGTTCGAGTATTTAGTTCAACTCCAAAGGACATGAACGACAACAAGAATAAACGTTTCGATGCTTTCTTTGTGTATAATCAACGTGACGAAGACTTCGTGACTCGTGCAGTTAGTTCCGAGCTTGAGAATTCGGGACACACATTGTGTTTACAGCATAGGGACTTGCAGTTAATCGAGAGACGATCTGGCGATAGTCTAGTTAGTGCTTCGGAAAGTTCCAAAAGACTAGTGATAGTTTTATCGATAAACTTTTTACAACATGAGTGGTACGCGCCTGAATCAAAAGCGGCCGTACAAAGTGCAATTAACTCAGTGAACGTTAGGCATAGacgacaaaaaattattttcctagTGACGACAGACTTAAGTGCCTTAAACATAGACCCAGACTTGAAAGTGTTGCTTAAAACGTGTACAGTGATAGTGTGGGGTGAGAAAAATTGTTGGGAAAAACTAAATTTTCGATTACCCGATGTAGACGTAACGTTACCCAATCGGACGCTTCATAACGCGAGTAGTACGAAATGTGGTAATAGGGAGGGGTTCGGGAGACACGGGAACTTGAGGTACACGGCGCCTCCTACTTCTCACGACCCTTGGTATAAGTATGGGATGGCGCCTCCCATACTGATGATGTCGAGCCCGATGCACTCCACCAGTGCTAGCGCCGAGGTGTCAGCCCGCAGCACGGAGGACGAGACGTGCTCGGTGGCGAGCAGCGAGGGTCGGCCAGACGACCGCTTGCCTCATCACCATAGTTACGTGTCTATAGATAACCATCAGTGCGAAGAGCGACCTTTAAGGCCGGCTCAACAGATTCCTATGTCGAACACGAGGCCTAACAATGTAAGAAAgacttattttgtataa